Genomic window (Oryza sativa Japonica Group chromosome 3, ASM3414082v1):
TTAAAAAACACCTACATCTCAAAATAatccctttttttaaaaaaaaaactctcaaaaTAATCCACGTATATGCAAATTTAGGGTGTATGTAAGATCTCCATTAAGATTCACCTTTTAGTTAATATAATCTcagcaagttacagtgtaatacCATTATACCACTACTATATTATCTTGCCGCACATAAATGCGGTAATTCCCAGTCAACAGTTAACTGCTGGTTCAGCAGAAATATAAACCAAAGAAGAACAGCAAAAAGTAATCTCTGCAATTAAATTAGCccaaaaaggaaggaaaaaaaatcaaatattcTTCCCCACATCAAAATGCCACGCGCCGCTACTAATTTATGTACATTCCCGCGTTTCTTCCGATGATGCCACTGCAGCTAGTGTTACTGATCAGCGGCTCTACATGTTTTTACTAATTAACAAGAGACCGTCTTGATCTTTTCAAGGGAGGCGTCCCAGTCTTCTTCTACCAACCGGAGCCCCGATGGGCTTGAAGAGTCTCCACGGATTGGCCGGAGTTGGAGGAGTAGATGTCGACGGGGGCGTTGGTGCAGTTGCTGCTCGAGTCGACGACCCTTGTGTGACGGCGACCGCGGTGGCGGTCAAGGTAGACGACGATGACGCTGATGTCGTCGTGGAAATGGCGCCTCACTCCCTTCTCTATCGTCTTCAGATCACGGAAGCTGACCTCCCTCTTCCTCGTGGCTTCCTTTAAAGCGGCCTTCACCAATCTGTTTGCTATACCCTGCATGAATATTCACACGAACTTGGTGTTATCTCATTGTGTAAGTACTCCTCGTTCATTCACGGGGAATATATACTCCCGGTGATGGAATGATCGAATGCTGTAGATGTTATCTGAACTTACCGTCCTTGGATTCTTGAAGACAATCTGCACCGCAGCGTCGTCACTGAGATGCTCCCAGAGACCATCTGAAGCAAATATCAGGAACAGATCATTTGGTTTGAGCTTGCGAACTTGAATCGATGGTTCTGCGCTAAGAGCTGGCCGCTTCAAAGGAATAGGGGGACCAACGTTACGAAACACGGGATCCATGCTATACTCTTGTTTCTTCAAGTAAACATCACCAATGGTTCTCGATACCTGACAGTAGAAGAGTCAAATATTAGCCCATGTCTCTAGAATTTGGCAAGATGGGAGAAACTTCAGAATAAAAAACTTATGTTATCTTAAGATAATTAGATAAGTGAACCGAAAGATAAAGCCTGatcaaaatttcaaaccatGTCCAAGTTCATTACTTCTGCTAAGATACAATAAAAGTAGCTGTCATACTTTCACACTTGCTACTATAAATTGTGAAAAGTAAACTATGAAAACAATATAACTCGTTATTTTTCATTAGTTTTCCTAAGATATGCAAGAGTAGCTGTCATACTATGCACAGTTGCCACTAAAAATTGtgaaaacaaaaatactaaaACTTGGTCATTTTTGCTCGTTCTAAAACAATGACAAAATAGTAGTCACAAGCTCAGAGCATCTTCTAAAACAACTGCATGCTGAACTGGTCCAAGTCCTGGAAACGTGTAGAACGACTTTTAAGTTGTGAAATCTACAAAGCAAGATCTCTAAAGACCCAAACAATTAGTCTAACACAATCTAGGCTGCACCAATCAAGTTATAACAAAGGTTGAGTAATTGACAGAAATGACCAATTCATTTTAACTCCTTCGGGAGTAAGCTCAGGGATTTCTGAATTCAATTCCTATGAAGCTCTGATACATCATATGAGAAGCTGCAAAATACACAAAATCACTCTACCACAGAAAGCTGTAAATCTAATCCACAAACGGCGATTTTCACCACCAAATCCTGGCATACATgcatcaaattaattaagtaaaCAGAAGTAGTATTTTCTCATCAAACTCTCACCTGAATGATCCCCTTCACCCTCCACGCACCCCTGGCGTGCACCACGATCTGCGCATCGTCCGGGTTGAGCGCGGTGAGCTCCCGCCGGACCTCCTCGGAGGCCGCGTTATGCTCGTCGGTGAGCCGCTCGGCGACGGCCACCCCGCCCCCGACCACGCGGCGGCCGAGCACGGCGCGGGAGTCGCCGAGGTTGGCCACGTAGAGCGTGTCTCCGGAGATAGCCCCGAGCAGGCAGCAGGAGCCCACGGCCGCCATCttcggccgctgccgccatgcCTGCCTCACCTGCTGCAGgaactcctcctccgccgcgccgaacGCCCTACGGATCACCTCCGTGCTCATCCCCCCTTGCTCCTTCTCGAATCCTGTCAAAACGATCGCAAAATCAGTAAACCACGAAACGCAAGAAGGGCAGAGACcccgagagaaagagagagagatggcgtaCGTTGGACATGGGGGAAGAGGCGGGAGCGGAGGAAGCGGgaggcgtcggcgccgccgtgcccgtCATACACGCCGACGAgcgtggcggcgggggaggcgagcACCTGCGCCTGGTCCTCCATGGCCAGgttcgcctgcgccgccgccatcgagaaCTCCCCCGCCGCGTGCGGCCTCAGCTCCGTCTGCCACAGCatcccgtccgccgccgccgcccccggcggCCAGTGCCCGCAGCACCTCGCCACCGCCCTCAACATCTCCTCCCCACTCCGATCCAACACAAGCTTCGCtcgcttcttcttcctcctcgtctcGGCGTCCAATCCTGTGTGCTGTGTTTGATCGAGAAAATGGAATTGGAattggaatttgatttggaggaagaagacgaggagTAGGTTAGGTTATGTACACGAAGCGTGGGGAAAGCGCGtttggaggaagaagaggaggacgaGGGGAAACGGGCggagggaagaggggaggagtcTACGGTGGTTATCCGGTGATGTGTCGCTTTATAGGATTGGTCGATTTGACTTGCTGTTCTTAGGCTTTTGAATATTTGCCGTTGGATTcgtattttagaaatttagaaaaTTGTTGGTTTCAGACAGGTGTAGTTAGTTGGGTGATAGGTGGTTGCCGCTATACGtatatttctttttcattttcctctAATGCTAtaatacaaatataatataaatacaGAGTATACTTCACGAGAGTATCACCGTTCTAAAAATATAAGTAAAATATTCTAGTGTAGTAGTACATGACAACAGCATAGTTAGATGACAAATCAATTTTAAAGAGATAACGTCGACACATCATTCGTATGAAAAGATAAAGCGCAGCCGCACAAGTAGCACGATAAGGAAGTTGTATCTAGGAGGTGTGATGACGGATGAAATAGTGTGTACACATTAGCAtgcttttaactttttttaagatATGAGTAATAGATTAGCATGTTGTTAATAATGTACGGGGATTCGACTTGATTACTTGCAATATACACTTGCTCCTCCACTAGCCTTAGATTCCGGAGCAGACGTggttttccttcctttttctttaattttagcCGAACAGCTGTATATGATGATAAGTAGACTTCCCGCCGCCTGAAAACCTGataggcaggcaggcagccaTGCGAGTGGCGGCAGATATTTACGTGCTGCGCCGGTTAGCCCCCAGCGTTGGACAGCTGTCGCCCCCGCCGATGCTTCCAGAAAGGCAAAAGCGGCAGAGCTCGCTGAACACCAACGCTGACgtcacgccgcgccgcccgtgacgccggcggcggtgtccccgccgcccgccggcgtgCGTCCCGGCGAATTCACATCGCCGGCCTcgcgtgccgctgccgccggcagAAGAATCGGTGAACAACTTGGGTTATTGTTAGTACTTGTACTGGTAGTAGTGGTAGTCGTACTCGTACTCGtacttctttttaatttttgtaaTATGTACAGGAGTAATTTTGGTACAAGTTCACGACCAAGATCTGCAAGTAGCGGCAGTATTCAATGAACACGAGTACAAGACCGAGTGCAGCGACACGGATACTCTCCGGGCTAAGCAAGCGACCAAAGTGGTGCTCGTACACGACGCCCAGGTCGGCATTTTTTCCATGGACCACTCCACACGGAAAGGGACGTTTCTAGAAAGGCCTAGAACTATCACACATGAGAAAAAACTTGCTACGGTGGATGGTGCACTAGCACACTGCTGCCGTATTTCACGGGATCGATGGAGGTGCGACTGTTTGGTGAGATACGTGACTGCGTTAACTCCGTGTCGCTCCATACAAACAAAAAGAGGTCAAAGGAATGTAGGAGTAACGAGTTCGAACTATCCTTGTTTGCTGCAGAAAAGAAGAGAACCGCGTCCAGaacattgagaaaaaaaactggGAAAGCTAGGTGTTGTTCCCGCCTTTCCAGAACAACGACACGGGCGGCTTGgaacgaaaaaaagaaaaaaaaacagcagcatTCGCAGACCTAACAAAATTGTAACATCACTGCCAAGAAAACAAAGTTTCGGTGAAAGTTCTCTTTCATTGGCTACAGGCCACAGCCGATAAGCATCTACAGGAGTAGATTAGTAGTCGATTGCAGTGGAAACGTCACATGCCCGATGGAAGTTCCAGCTCCGGAGATGGTGTATGGAATTCAGAAACACGCTTGAACAAACGTAGCAGCAGCCAAAGCAGCCAGCCATTGACGCTTAGCACAATTTGCTGGCCATTGACGCTTAGCACAATTTGCTGACAATCCATTGGATTATTGCTCCGGTTCTGATTCTGCTTGGCAAACTGGGAGGTGGTAAGTATCCAATTGCCAGTATTTCTGCTTCACCCCATTCCATATTTCCTCTGAAAGACAATCTTTGACTGGGAGCGGGATGAACTGTGTCGAGTAGCCAAGATTTGCCAACTCTAACGCTACGAGCTGGCAATACACAACGTGGAAGAAGGCATTATCGCCACAGAGGCCATTGAAATACGAGTAGATCCCTCCAGGCTTCAATAGCTTAGGAAGATGTTGGTGGAACTCTCTCATATCCTCGTAGTATTCTCCATAGGTGTCGAAGAATATACCTGCGCATTGTAGGAATCACAAGGCGTTAGACGAGATTTGGGCGTTTGGCAATGTCTCAGTAGCTTAAGTAATCAACAGAAATAGTTTAAGCAATTTCTCTATAGATTACTTTCACTCACCAATCAACACAAATGGGATCAAATACTTTAGAGTTTACATATCAATATATACTAAAATGCTATTTGAAAAGTGTACCAGCTTATCAAACTCCCCCAAAAGGCAAAAATACTAATAATAGTGGCCCACCACAAAGTTGATTACCATGCTGTTTTGTAATGAAATAAACATGAACAAACATTTTTGGATAGTAATGAATAAGGAGGACTGAATTATCCAATGCAATGATTTTATTGAGTATAGCATCATATTTATCACTGGCTGCAGAAATCTGAGACGAATCCAAAAGGTAGAAATCCTGTAAGCAAGTTGCAGATCCTTTTCAACAGACATAGCAAAATGCAATTTCCCAGTCACTTGCAGACTCCTTTCTTGCTTTACCATGATATTGTCAAAAAAAACTCCAAGAAAAGTAAGCTTGGGCGTGTGTCACATGAGCCTGCGTGAGTGCAGGTCAGAGTCAGGCATGGTTAACAGCACATGGTTTGACATAGCCAACCTTGTATTGTACAGAGGCACGCACTGCTGTTAATTTGAGTGCTCACAGTTCAATGAATTGCCATAAAGTGCAGTGATAACTGTAAATTGTCTTCATTGACAATTATGGTTACAACTTTCAGGATTAGCAAGCTTTGCTGATGAAAAAGACAATGAAAAGACACTATGCACCTTTTGCATGCactcaatttcttttttttttcaaaaaaaaagggaagatgCATAAGTATCATCTAGTAGATATTTGATATTTTCCTCCCAGGAGACCATGAGAGGTACTCACCAACTTTGAATAGATTGCTACACTACTCAAACGGTACCACAAGCTTTTATCAGCAACTGAAATATCAACTAGTTATAGTCATTCTAAcacaattgcagtttaaataggcatatattaaaaatataataactacactcagtttcttttttttaaaaaaaaaaaaacaaggccccatttcaaaatttatttaactCCAGACTAcagtataaaatattaaaatgttTATGAATCGAAGAGAAATTCTTTTACATGGTATTGCAATTATATTgggtataaaaatataaacagAAATTCCTTTTGCCAATGCGAAGTCTCTAAAGATGTACTAACTTCTGAGGTCTAAAAAACTATCTAGATATAAACTctttaaaaatatcatattcCCAGCAATCATAAAATACATAATCACCTGATTAGAATTTTTTTAGGCTCATTTTTAAAgcatttttctttatttatttaactTGTAAAACACATTTTGTTCTTGCACCCTCTGTTCATAGATATAAGGCTCCATTCTAATTTCTAAACAGCTAGTTGGTTTAGCTACTTCCTTGCTTTTCGTTAGCATGCTTTATGAACTAGCAACATgttttttgcaaatattttctatatagctttcttttaaaaataaaataaatccatttttcaagtttgcaaTAGGTAATACTTTTTTTACAGAACAAcagctaatacttaattgatCTTATGCTGATGACTGTTCTCATTTTGTGTGCCACATATAAGCTCATCAATTCAGCTCTTTTAAACGGAGCCTTAGAATTAGCCTAGAGGCATATGTTTAGACACATACAAGTGGTACCATTGGATTCATATTTGACAGTTATTTCACATTATGCTAATTTTGTAGTTGTTGATAATGCACTCTAAAAGAAATTGATGGTTCATTGTTCAACGGTGAAAACCATATCACAACTTATATAACAGAGGGAATACTAACTTGCATAAGAAACAAATTACTAAAACAAAACTAATGCACTAACCTGCTTTGCAATCCCTTCAAAACAAGAGACCGACAACTCTGACGGTCCACAATGCACAACTACTAGATTAAAAGAGCTATCACACATGCATAAATTGCAAGCTACTAGCGCGCATGCACACAACAGATTTACATAGGAATCCTACCAGCTTCTAGCTTTCACGTTTGAACATTGTTGCTCTAGCTACAACTCCTAACCCATAAACCAAGACCATTGAAATGCTACTATGAAAATAAACCCTGACAGGACTATGAATTTGTGATTAAACCTGGACAACTCATCCTAATAACACCAACAACATTTGACAGAACAGTCTCAACTATCTATCCGCGTTCCCCAACAGCCCAAACGAGCAATCAAAGCAATGGCTCCGAGCTCACACATTGCAATGCTGAACTTAAGAAAATGAGAAAGATTTTCGTTATACCATCATAAGAGCCGAGCTGCGGGAGCACGTCCTGCCACCGTCCGAACACGACCTTGACATTCTTCTTCTCGCCCCAGCCGAGCTTGAGCATCCGGGCGTACACCTCCGGGTGGGCCTCGACGATGGTGTGCTCCTCGGGCTCGTACCTCTGGATCGCCGTGTCCACGAGCCCCATCCCGAATCCCACGTTGAGCACCTTGCCGCCGGAGCACaccgcccgcgcgtgcgcctcCATCAGCGGCCGCTCCCACTCCATCATCACGGCCTTGCTATCCGCGTCCATCACCCTCTCCTCGCTGAATGAAACCCTGGATTCGAGGTAGCTCTCGGCGGGGGAGTCCGCGGGCCCCGCTTGGCGGCGAGCGACGGTGCCGAGGACGAGCTCGGAGCGGAGGGCGTggtcgaggaggaggtcgaAGGTGGCGGAATCGGAGGCGAGGTCTCCCGCGGAGATCCCCGTGGGGGAGAGCGCGTTCCATGGCGCGCCGGCGTCGAGGAGAAGCtgcacgacggcggcgtggccacCGGTGGCCGCGTGCATCAGCGGGGTCAACCCGGAGGCATCGAAGTGGGTCGGGTCGGCGCCTTCGGCGAGGAGCCCGGTGATGGCCTCCGCGTCACcggactccgccgccgcgcagagGAGCTCCTCCGGCGATTTCCCCGCCttgctctccgccgccgccgccattttcGGTGTGCAACTGGATGATACCTCTCGCCCTcctcgaatttttttttttgaggttttAGCCGGAGTTGGGCCCATTTTCCGGCCCATTTAGCTTGTCCCAGCTGATTCGTCTACGTGGGCCTCTGGAAAATCCAACTGCCTCCACTCGCAACTTGCatcgtcctcccgccgccgtcgctcgccgcgtCGTTTCCCTTCCTCCCTAGCACCGGCACCATCGCCATCTAAGCATTcacggtcgccgtcgccgtcaacctCTCCACCCTTCCCGTTGCCGCCTCTTGGAAGTTGGAAGTAATCGCGGTATGGGAGGCGTTCGCCCCACCTTGTTTGATGCACGCAAGGTGTTTGTTAGAATGCTTAGCAGCGGTGTAGGCGGCGGTGACGCCCTGGTGGACACCGCTGACCCTGCTAAGCGCCTGTTCAAGCTGATCATCTCCTGCCGGAAGGCCTCAGCGGTCGAGCACGAGCTCGACCACAGCGGCGTCCGCGTCACGCCCGACGTCGCCGAGCGCGTCCTGGAGCGCCTCGACAACGCCGGGATGCTCGCGTACCGGTTCTTCGAGTGGGCGCGCAGGCAGAAACGCGGCGGCTGCGCGCACACCGTCCGGTCGTACCACACGGTGGTCGCGTCCCTCGCCAAGATCCGCCAGTACCAGCTCATGTGGGACGTCGTGGCTGTCATGCGCCGGGAGGGCGCGGTCAATGTCGAGACGTTCGGCATCATCATGAGGAAGTATGCCCGGGCGCAGAAGGTTGATGAGGCAGTTTACACCTTCAACGTCATGGAGAAGTATGGCGTGGTACCTAACCTTGCCGCGTTCAATAGCCTGCTTGGCGCGCTGTGCAAGTCAAAGAACGTGCGCAAAGCACAGGAGATCTTTGACAAGATGAATAGCCGGTTCAGCCCCGATGCCAAGACCTATAGCATCTTGCTTGAGGGATGGGGGAGAGCGCCTAACCTCCCAAAGATGCGAGAGGTCTATAGTGAGATGCTTGACGCTGGTTGTGAGCCGGACATTGTCACCTATGGCATCATGGTCGATTCACTCTGCAAGACAGGCCGCGTTGAGGAAGCTGTCCGTGTGGTGCAGGACATGACCTCCAGGGGATGCCAACCGACAACTTACATATACAGTGTCTTAGTGCATACTTATGGCGTTGAGATGAGGATCGAGGATGCTGTGGCAACATTTTTGGATATGGAGAAGGATGGGATTGTGCCAGATATTGTTGTCTACAATGCACTTGTCTCTGCCTTCTGCAAAGCGAAAAAATTTGAGAATGCCTTTAGAGTCCTTAATGATATGGAGGGCCATGGAATCACTACAAACTCAAGGACCTGGAACATCATCCTTAATCATCTGATTAGCCTTGGAAGGGATGACGAAGCATACAAGGTATTCCGCCGCATGATTAAGTGTTGCCAACCGGACTGTGATACTTACACCATGATGATAAAAATGTTCTGTGAGAATGACAAGGTAGAGATGGCACTCAAGGTATGGAAGTATATGAGGTTGAAGCAGTTTCTCCCAAGCATGCACACGTTCTCTGTACTGATCAATGGGTTGTGTGACAAGCGTGAGGTTAGTCAAGCTTGTGTTTTGCTTGAAGATATGATAGAGAAGGGCATCAGACCTCCCGGTTCAACATTTGGCAAGCTAAGGCAGCTGCTTTTGAAAGAAGGAAGGAAAGATgtgcttgactttcttgttgagAAAATGAACATCCTGATTCAGGAACCTTTGTTTGATTGACCATTCATATCTTATAATGGTATGAGCACTTGATCCACGGTCATATGTTTTCATACACGCCATTAAAATTATATCAATGTTCAATATGTTATGCACTTTATTTCTTCATTTGTTATTTTTTGTGCACTAGTCCATTATTTATGCTACTCCTAAACATTTTGCTGCTAATTTCAGGGTTCATAAATTTTGATGTGCTgcaacactttttttttttggaacgatCACCGGAGGGGAGAGGTTCCCCACCTGAATTTCCATTAAATAAACAAGCAAGTCTGATACAAAGGGAGATGGATCAGCAGAGTGCAGCGACACTGCCATTACAGTTAATCAGGAAGAAACAAGTAGGGGGGAAGAGAGTACATGCTTCCAAGCGGAAGCAACCTGTCTGTCTTGAATTTTCAGGCGTTCGACCCAGAGAGTGGCGTCATCTATGCAGCGCCGAAGTAATCGTTAAAAGGAGGGCTCCTGGTTTCTGAAGATTACATCATGACGATGATTCCAAATACCCAACAAACAAAGAAGAATAAAGGAGCGATGGTGAGCTGCTGGGATGTTCGTTGGCCGCTGAAAAAGTTGTAGGTTTCTGATGTCGTCGATGCCCGGTGTGATGTGAATTGAGTCCCAATGTGCTGCAACACATTGAGATGTTTGCTATTCACATATGTGAGTGTCCCCGGCAGGAGGATGAGTGGAGGTCCAATCAAGGCTTGTTTGGATTGGAAGGAATTGCAATTCATCCATTCCATTCGGATCAACAGGGATTTTAGTCAACTTCCCTGTTGAAAGGGATTGGACATGATCCAATTGCATCCAGAATAGACCTTAAGGCTTGGCCATGGTATCATCATCAAACTCTTCTGTACAACGTATTGGCAACGTACATACCAGTGGTCTGCTGATCACAAGGTTTGTGCTTAAAGTGCTCAACTGCTGACTGCTAACCAGCTAGGTGACTACTTGCTGCAATATCAGATTGAGACTTTGTCATCATAAAGAGATCAATATGCACTAGCTGATCCAAATGAGCTATTAGGTGCAAGCATCCTGCAAGAACTTGTCAGTTAGGAATGATGATGTTCTCAATTCATGTCTTCATGCCATACTGCAGAATAACAAATCCACTATATCATCTATGTTGTACAAATGATCAGTGGAGCATGAAGAACTGAACCCTTGTCCATGAAAAGTTGGAGAATTTGTTGAACGGTTGAACCTCAAGATGAAGAATTTAAGAATTATGCAAGGAAATTATTGAGCTCAAATTTCACTGCAGGATTATAATTCATAGAGCAGAAGGTGACATCAAAATAACAAAGGACAATTGCTCATTTGACCCTGTGCTGAAGCTAGGCACTGCACAGTATGTACATGTGCTGACAAGCAAGGTAAACAGTAGAAAATTTTTCATATGTCTTCACTGCTTTCTGTGTGAGTTGTTACAAACAACTGGGATATTATTGTGCAAGAAATATAACTATACCTAACATTGTCGAGATGTGCTGTCACCTGGGATATTATGCTAGTTTAAACTATCCCTTGTGCTTCTGGAAACACAAAATTGTTATGTTGTGCAAAACTAGCTCGCACTCCTATAAGTGTCAATGTGTCATCACGCCATCTTAGCGTGCCAGAATGAACCTTGCTTGTTACTACTCTGCTAGGCATACTATAGCAGTGAGCAGATCATGATGTATCGATCGTCCGGAGTTAAGAACTGGAGTTAACTATTCTTACGGGCCAACAAGTGATGGACGCATGAAGGCAAATCCTGCTAACCAGCCGGGCTTGGCCTGTTGTGGACCATGCGTGGCTCAAACCAGCCCGTTCTGCTGTGATGCTGAGCTCATGGATGCTCCTCTATCTGTCTGCAGTCTGCTTGTTTTGTTCTGTTTTATTTTGTGGAAGTTCATTAGTTAGTCCACACTATGATGCGAAAGGAAACAGAGATGTGATGAATCTTGTCTGTTTTCCACGTATAGTACACCTATTTTTGTTTGTAGCATCAAGGATTTAGGTTGATAGGGTCTGTTCATTTGACACATTTGCTTCTCTGAGCTGTACTGCAACTACTTTTGGTCGATATACTTGATAGTACAAACAACAACTGTACAGAGTATGTAGTGTTAAAATGGACAGCGACTGAGACACTCatgggtgtttagatggggctaaaatttTGTAGAccatgtcacatcagatgtttggacgctaatttagagtattaaacatagactaataaaaaaactaatttcgtaaatgagagctaatccgcgagacgaattttttaagcctaattaatttataattatcaaaagtttactgtaacatcacattGTTAAAATTATGgcataattagactcaaaagattcgtctcacgaattagtccaaTGTTATGAAAtggattttgtaattagtgtatgtttaatactctaaattagtgtcgaAACATcggatgtgacagggacttggaATAAGTCCCTGGAAACCAAAGAGCCACTCAAGCATTGTGATCTCTTTCCCTGCTCTGCTCACCCCCTCTTTCAGGACACACGAATCCACGATCAGATCAGAAATTCGTTGCAGTGCTCACCTAAATTTCACAGTAGCGTGAGCACCCCACCCACAAGGCCACAACCAAGCAACCAGCAACAGGCCGTGGCAGCATTCATTTTAGCGTGACACTGCCCACCGCCCCGGCGGTTCCCGTTGCTTTGAGACAAAAGCAAAGACGAATAACGGTTACACAGGTCAAAACGGTGGCGCCACCCTATCCCGTGCTGGCTGCTGCGCTCACCCGTATTAAATTTCCGCTGTAAACCAACTTCTACGTACtattttagggtgtgtttagttcacgctaaaattaaaagtttaattgaaattgaaataacgtgatggaaaagttaaaagtttgtgtgtgtagaaaaattttgatgtgatagaaaagttgaaagtttgaaaaaaaaaatttagaactaaactcggccttacaTGGAtgaaaaagataaagaaaagtgAGCAATGTTTGTTCTCATAAAAAAACTATCTATACACAtgctttaaaatatttacattgAATTCATCCTGAAGGAAAAAGAGGAGGGAAGAAATAGAATCAACcttataattaatttattatacaTTTATTAACACTAATGTAAGTTAATAATCAATAccctctccgtttcataatgtaaaactttctagcattgcttatatttatatagatgttaataaatctagacacatatatatatttagatttattaatatccaTATAAATGTGAATAatgataatgctagaaagatTTACATTacgaaacggatgaagtagttAGCTGTAAAAATTGCTCTCAAGCTCGGTTCGGATGGGAAGCTGGGAGGTGGGTCAGGGATCGGTCTGGTGGCGCCCGCCAAGACATGCCCCGTCGCGAGCACGGCGCGACATGCGCGGCAATCGGTGCCAGTGCCGACCGCTCGAGGAGAGTGGGATCCCCCAGGATCAGCTTTTGACCGCAGCTTACTGTGGGCGGCAGCATTGTTCGTCGCTAGGGGTTGGTTTGGTTCGTAGTTTAAACAGGCCTTACTAAATTTTATCAATGttaaattttagtaagttttaacatgactaattttggtaagataaagttgtgtttggattgaagccaaaatagcctaagttcactattgaaatggcctattttttagacatgccaaaatttggcttcaaaccaaacagacactaaacactattaaaaTTAACAAATATTGGTAAGTATAATTTAGCCCTCAAGCAAACCAGCCCTAGATGCGGATCG
Coding sequences:
- the LOC4334191 gene encoding probable protein phosphatase 2C 34, which encodes MLRAVARCCGHWPPGAAAADGMLWQTELRPHAAGEFSMAAAQANLAMEDQAQVLASPAATLVGVYDGHGGADASRFLRSRLFPHVQRFEKEQGGMSTEVIRRAFGAAEEEFLQQVRQAWRQRPKMAAVGSCCLLGAISGDTLYVANLGDSRAVLGRRVVGGGVAVAERLTDEHNAASEEVRRELTALNPDDAQIVVHARGAWRVKGIIQVSRTIGDVYLKKQEYSMDPVFRNVGPPIPLKRPALSAEPSIQVRKLKPNDLFLIFASDGLWEHLSDDAAVQIVFKNPRTGIANRLVKAALKEATRKREVSFRDLKTIEKGVRRHFHDDISVIVVYLDRHRGRRHTRVVDSSSNCTNAPVDIYSSNSGQSVETLQAHRGSGW
- the LOC4334193 gene encoding pentatricopeptide repeat-containing protein At1g77360, mitochondrial → MGGVRPTLFDARKVFVRMLSSGVGGGDALVDTADPAKRLFKLIISCRKASAVEHELDHSGVRVTPDVAERVLERLDNAGMLAYRFFEWARRQKRGGCAHTVRSYHTVVASLAKIRQYQLMWDVVAVMRREGAVNVETFGIIMRKYARAQKVDEAVYTFNVMEKYGVVPNLAAFNSLLGALCKSKNVRKAQEIFDKMNSRFSPDAKTYSILLEGWGRAPNLPKMREVYSEMLDAGCEPDIVTYGIMVDSLCKTGRVEEAVRVVQDMTSRGCQPTTYIYSVLVHTYGVEMRIEDAVATFLDMEKDGIVPDIVVYNALVSAFCKAKKFENAFRVLNDMEGHGITTNSRTWNIILNHLISLGRDDEAYKVFRRMIKCCQPDCDTYTMMIKMFCENDKVEMALKVWKYMRLKQFLPSMHTFSVLINGLCDKREVSQACVLLEDMIEKGIRPPGSTFGKLRQLLLKEGRKDVLDFLVEKMNILIQEPLFD
- the LOC4334192 gene encoding protein arginine N-methyltransferase 2 — translated: MAAAAESKAGKSPEELLCAAAESGDAEAITGLLAEGADPTHFDASGLTPLMHAATGGHAAVVQLLLDAGAPWNALSPTGISAGDLASDSATFDLLLDHALRSELVLGTVARRQAGPADSPAESYLESRVSFSEERVMDADSKAVMMEWERPLMEAHARAVCSGGKVLNVGFGMGLVDTAIQRYEPEEHTIVEAHPEVYARMLKLGWGEKKNVKVVFGRWQDVLPQLGSYDGIFFDTYGEYYEDMREFHQHLPKLLKPGGIYSYFNGLCGDNAFFHVVYCQLVALELANLGYSTQFIPLPVKDCLSEEIWNGVKQKYWQLDTYHLPVCQAESEPEQ